A window of the Miscanthus floridulus cultivar M001 chromosome 14, ASM1932011v1, whole genome shotgun sequence genome harbors these coding sequences:
- the LOC136504308 gene encoding uncharacterized protein isoform X1, whose protein sequence is MSVSEAPPPPAPAAATPAAPAETSPSSARKEELLPVEEKISELSESQSELLGRLRGLKEDLLSWRSNLDSQVTKYKVELSDIKSALNNEIEQLRSDFQELRTTLKKQQEDVSLSLKNLGLQDATENDVNKGNGEDTNDVLSANLGNLKLDGSSENYDESRVSKEDKVIWIVPGNTRGEPLCLYYLYYLYGTMKNCEGPNMSWHLEHL, encoded by the exons ATGTCCGTCTCCGAGGCGCCCCCTCCGCCCGCTCCGGCCGCCGCAACGCCCGCGGCGCCGGCGGAGACCTCCCCGTCCTCGGCG AGGAAGGAAGAGCTGCTGCCCGTGGAGGAAAAGATCTCC GAGTTAAGTGAATCACAATCAGAGCTTCTAGGGAGACTCCGTGGGCTTAAGGAG GATCTGCTGAGTTGGAGGAGTAATTTAGACTCCCAAGTGACGAAATACAAAGTG GAACTCTCTGACATCAAGAGTGCACTCAATAACGAAATAGAGCAGCTTCGTTCA GATTTCCAAGAGCTGAGGACCACCCTTAAGAAGCAGCAGGAAGATGTGTCACTTAGCTTAAAGAATTTGGGG CTTCAAGATGCTACCGAAAATGATGTGAACAAAGGAAATGGAGAGGACACAAATGATGTCTTGTCAGCTAACTTAGGGAACTTGAAA CTGGATGGTTCTTCTGAAAACTATGATGAAAGCAGAGTATCAAAGGAGGACAAGGTG ATATGGATAGTGCCTGGTAACACGAGAGGGGAACCATTGTGTTtatattatttgtattatttataTGGTACCATGAAGAACTGCGAGGGACCAAACATGTCCTGGCATCTAGAACATCTGTGA
- the LOC136504308 gene encoding uncharacterized protein isoform X2: protein MSVSEAPPPPAPAAATPAAPAETSPSSARKEELLPVEEKISELSESQSELLGRLRGLKEDLLSWRSNLDSQVTKYKVELSDIKSALNNEIEQLRSDFQELRTTLKKQQEDVSLSLKNLGLQDATENDVNKGNGEDTNDVLSANLGNLKLDGSSENYDESRVSKEDKVENIDTADFVIVDKATKEASSTDEQFNAGN, encoded by the exons ATGTCCGTCTCCGAGGCGCCCCCTCCGCCCGCTCCGGCCGCCGCAACGCCCGCGGCGCCGGCGGAGACCTCCCCGTCCTCGGCG AGGAAGGAAGAGCTGCTGCCCGTGGAGGAAAAGATCTCC GAGTTAAGTGAATCACAATCAGAGCTTCTAGGGAGACTCCGTGGGCTTAAGGAG GATCTGCTGAGTTGGAGGAGTAATTTAGACTCCCAAGTGACGAAATACAAAGTG GAACTCTCTGACATCAAGAGTGCACTCAATAACGAAATAGAGCAGCTTCGTTCA GATTTCCAAGAGCTGAGGACCACCCTTAAGAAGCAGCAGGAAGATGTGTCACTTAGCTTAAAGAATTTGGGG CTTCAAGATGCTACCGAAAATGATGTGAACAAAGGAAATGGAGAGGACACAAATGATGTCTTGTCAGCTAACTTAGGGAACTTGAAA CTGGATGGTTCTTCTGAAAACTATGATGAAAGCAGAGTATCAAAGGAGGACAAGGTG GAAAACATTGACACTGCTGATTTTGTCATTGTTGACAAAGCTACTAAGGAGGCGAGCTCAACCGATGAACAATTCAATGCAGGAAACTGA
- the LOC136504308 gene encoding uncharacterized protein isoform X3, protein MSVSEAPPPPAPAAATPAAPAETSPSSARKEELLPVEEKISELSESQSELLGRLRGLKEDLLSWRSNLDSQVTKYKVELSDIKSALNNEIEQLRSDFQELRTTLKKQQEDVSLSLKNLGLQDATENDVNKGNGEDTNDVLSANLGNLKLDGSSENYDESRVSKEDKENIDTADFVIVDKATKEASSTDEQFNAGN, encoded by the exons ATGTCCGTCTCCGAGGCGCCCCCTCCGCCCGCTCCGGCCGCCGCAACGCCCGCGGCGCCGGCGGAGACCTCCCCGTCCTCGGCG AGGAAGGAAGAGCTGCTGCCCGTGGAGGAAAAGATCTCC GAGTTAAGTGAATCACAATCAGAGCTTCTAGGGAGACTCCGTGGGCTTAAGGAG GATCTGCTGAGTTGGAGGAGTAATTTAGACTCCCAAGTGACGAAATACAAAGTG GAACTCTCTGACATCAAGAGTGCACTCAATAACGAAATAGAGCAGCTTCGTTCA GATTTCCAAGAGCTGAGGACCACCCTTAAGAAGCAGCAGGAAGATGTGTCACTTAGCTTAAAGAATTTGGGG CTTCAAGATGCTACCGAAAATGATGTGAACAAAGGAAATGGAGAGGACACAAATGATGTCTTGTCAGCTAACTTAGGGAACTTGAAA CTGGATGGTTCTTCTGAAAACTATGATGAAAGCAGAGTATCAAAGGAGGACAAG GAAAACATTGACACTGCTGATTTTGTCATTGTTGACAAAGCTACTAAGGAGGCGAGCTCAACCGATGAACAATTCAATGCAGGAAACTGA
- the LOC136504891 gene encoding 5'-adenylylsulfate reductase-like 6 encodes MTRRLLPLLLLLALLPSLAPPGASARPGAGQDLGQCPVLEYGLPPFAATLRACCPVSTEGYSPPEEVINGVELLRMLDGKEEHTAVLFYASWCPFSQRIRPVFDDLSSMFPRVKHVAVEESNVMKAILSRYHVRALPSIIIARSSYVFWPLGSKDLDSLVNLYTTATGQEPVAYIGTRKWSAARSTDYAKIWNSSISETVKREPYLAFSILFICLRIFFFFFPKFFALIQDFWTEYYEQSNLGILAKLTHAVDVRKVWSKLRLMVGAKNGRIWASLTSVSLGGQPSPRVAVGLMGSTI; translated from the exons ATGacccgccgcctcctcccccTGCTCCTGCTGCTGGCGCTGCTCCCCTCCCTGGCGCCGCCTGGTGCGTCCGCCCGCCCGGGCGCGGGGCAGGATTTGGGACAGTGTCCGGTGCTGGAGTACGGGCTGCCGCCGTTCGCCGCCACGCTCCGGGCATGCTGCCCCGTCTCGACGGAGGGGTACTCGCCCCCCGAGGAG GTTATTAATGGGGTTGAACTTCTCAGGATGTTGGATGGCAAGGAAGAGCACACAGCTGTCCTTTTCTATGCATCATGGTGCCCTTTCTCGCAAAGAATCAGACCAGTATTTGATGATCTGAGCTCAATGTTTCCACGGGTTAAGCACGTGGCTGTCGAAGAGTCCAACGTCATGAAAGC CATTTTATCGAGATATCATGTCCGTGCACTACCTTCCATAATAATAGCTCGCAGCTCATACGTATTCTGGCCTCTTGGTTCGAAAGATCTCGACTCCCTGGTCAACCTTTACACTACTGCTACAG GTCAAGAACCAGTCGCATATATTGGTACTCGGAAGTGGAGCGCAGCGCGAAGCACAGACTATGCTAAGATTTGGAACAGCTCTATTAGTGAAACAGTGAAGCGAGAACCCTACCTAGCATTCAGTATCCTGTTTATTTGCCTGAGgatattctttttcttcttcccaaAGTTCTTTGCTCTCATCCAAGACTTCTGGACCGAATACTACGAGCAAAGCAACCTTGGAATCCTCGCCAAATTGACCCATGCTGTGGATGTGAGGAAGGTGTGGAGCAAGCTGAGGCTCATGGTTGGAGCTAAGAATGGTAGGATCTGGGCATCTCTAACTTCGGTGTCGCTTGGTGGGCAACCTTCTCCGCGAGTTGCTGTTGGACTGATGGGCTCGACCATCTGA